A stretch of Tenrec ecaudatus isolate mTenEca1 chromosome 2, mTenEca1.hap1, whole genome shotgun sequence DNA encodes these proteins:
- the LOC142440282 gene encoding olfactory receptor 2T10-like yields the protein MVTDFWFDRKTISQIACGVQMLFYITITGSECVLLTLMSYDRYVAVCNPLRYSVIITPRVCLHMAVSSWTVGLLNSLVHTTYVMHLPVCDSREIDHFFCELQAILQLSCDDSSVYEMILFISGIVFFLIPFVLILASYILIFLSVFRMNSQKGKKKALATCSSHLTVVSFFFGSGIFVLMVYSTRYSAKQSQTLSLFYNILTPMLNPIIYSLRNKEVMRAVRKVLETGSQIKDRH from the coding sequence ATGGTCACTGACTTCTGGTTTGACAGGAAAACTATCTCACAGATAGCCTGTGGGGTACAAATGCTATTTTACATAACCATAACAGGTTCTGAATGTGTCCTCTTGACTCTGATGTCCTATGATCGCTATGTTGCTGTCTGTAACCCACTGAGGTACTCAGTCATTATCACCCCTCGAGTCTGCCTGCACATGGCTGTTTCCTCCTGGACAGTGGGACTTCTGAATTCCTTAGTCCACACAACATATGTGATGCATCTACCAGTCTGTGACTCCAGAGAGATTGACCACTTCTTCTGCGAACTCCAAGCTATTCTGCAGCTCTCCTGTGACGACTCGTCTGTGTATGAAATGATATTATTCATATCGGGAATAGTGTTCTTCCTCATTCCTTTTGTCCTCATTCTGGCCTCCTACATCCTTATTTTCTTAAGTGTCTTTCGTATGAATTCTCAGAAGGGGAAGAAAAAGGCCCTGGCTACCTGCTCCTCCCACCTCACTGTGGTAAGTTTCTTTTTCGGTTCAGGAATTTTTGTCCTCATGGTATATTCAACCAGATACTCAGCAAAGCAAAGCCAGACTCTTTCCTTGTTCTACAATATTCTCACCCCTATGTTAAACCCCATCATCTACAGTCTAAGGAACAAGGaagtgatgagagctgtaaggaAAGTACTGGAAACAGGTTCCCAGATAAAGGACAGACATTAG
- the LOC142440283 gene encoding olfactory receptor 2T11-like, producing the protein MRRGNDTSTTDLIFLGLFPDMGEISFLVYIILLSYSIALFGNTILILLIWVDFRLHTPMYFLLSQLSAMDLVLISTTVPKMVTDFWEDKKIISQVGCGIQMLFHITIEGSECILLTLMSYDRYVAVCNPLRYSVIMTSTVCLQMAAISWMIGLLNALVHTVYTMHLPICDSREIHHFFCEIPAILRLSCEDTSVYEMTLFVTGIVFILIPFGLILTSYSLIFLSVFRMNSQKGKKKALATCSSHLTVLSLYLGSGFFVLMVPPAMYTERQSQVISLFYNILTPMLNPIIYSLRNKEVLGALRKFLAIG; encoded by the coding sequence ATGAGAAGAGGAAATGACACATCAACCACAGACCTCATTTTCCTGGGGCTATTTCCTGATATGGGAGAGATCAGCTTCCTTGTCTACATCATTCTCCTGAGCTACAGCATTGCCCTCTTTGGAAACACCATCTTGATCCTACTCATTTGGGTGGATTTTCGGCtccacacccccatgtacttTCTTCTCAGCCAGCTTTCTGCCATGGATTTAGTTCTCATCTCCACCACTGTTCCTAAGATGGTCACTGATTTCTGGGAGGACAAGAAAATCATCTCTCAGGTAGGTTGTGGGATACAAATGCTATTTCATATAACCATAGAAGGTTCTGAATGTATCCTCTTGACTCTGATGTCCTACGATCGCTATGTTGCTGTCTGCAACCCACTGAGGTACTCCGTCATTATGACCTCCACAGTCTGCCTGCAGATGGCTGCTATCTCCTGGATGATTGGGTTGCTAAATGCTTTGGTTCATACAGTTTATACCATGCATTTACCAATCTGTGACTCCAGAGAGATTCACCACTTCTTTTGTGAGATTCCAGCTATCCTGAGACTGTCCTGCGAGGACACTTCTGTGTATGAAATGACTTTGTTTGTCACGGGAATAGTGTTCATCCTCATTCCCTTTGGGCTCATTCTGACCTcctacagcctcattttcctgagTGTCTTTCGTATGAATTCTCAGAAGGGGAAGAAAAAGGCGCTGGCTACCTGCTCCTCCCACCTCACAGTGCTAAGTCTCTATCTAGGTTCAGGTTTCTTTGTCCTTATGGTACCTCCAGCTATGTACACAGAAAGGCAAAGCCAGGTGATTTCTTTGTTCTACAACATTCTCACCCCTATGTTAAACCCCATCATCTACAGTCTGAGGAACAAGGAAGTGTTGGGGGCTCTAAGAAAATTCCTTGCCATCGGATAA